The genomic segment CCTTCTGCATTCCGTTTGTAAGCTTTGGATACGATGTCTCCAAAACGTCCGCCTTCGTCAACCACCACTTTTCCAACACGGGTTTCACCCAGTACAAAACGTTTCAGGGTAGGATCAAGTTCTACGCATTCCGTACGGTTCATACCCCAGTTCAGCGTGATATCCCAGTTCCAGTCTTTTGTCTGAATCGGTGTACCGGTAAGCATCACTTCGATACCCTTGCTGGCCATTTTACCGGCATTGATACTTTTTAATTCGTAACCAGACGATCCGGGCATGGTAACATTCAGAATCTGATTCACCGTGTTTGAGTTATAGTAGGTAACATCAAATCCCAAACGACCGTTAAACATTCTCATTTCAACTCCACCTTCTGCAGATGTAGTCTCTTCCGGTTGCAGGTTATACAAAGGATAGGTAGAAGACGTGGTAGCATTCAAGATATTACCGTTTGTTTTACCCAGGGTATACACGTTGTACAAAACGTACGGATTGGTATCGTTACCAACCTTGGCCCACGAACCTCTCACTTTCAGGAATGAAATCTGTTCAGGCAGGTCAACCATTTCCGAAACAATACCCGATAAACTTACCGACGGATAGAAATAAGACCAGTTGTTTGATGGCAAGGTAGACGACCAGTCGTTACGGGCTGTTACATCCAGATAAACCACACTCTTATAACCTACTGTAGCATTTCCCAATACAGAGTTGACACGTTGTTTTGAATAACCTTCAGATACGGTCTGATTTCTACCATTGGCCAATGCAACCAGGTAAGGGATATTAAATATACCAGACGAACCGGAAAGATTGTTCCATGTAAAATAAGTGGTTGCAGTTCCTACGTTGGCAATTACACTGAAATCATTGAATTGTTTGTCGAAGTTCAACATAAGGTCGGCATTGAACTCCTGGTTTGTAGCTTGTGTATTCCAATACTGACTACCGTCCGAAGTCTGAGAAGACTGAACATACGTGCTGTAGTTCTTGATCTGGTCGTTGTACCAGTCTACACCCACACGGCCGGTAAGTTTCAGATAATCTGTGAACTTAGCGCTCATCTGTACTTTACCGATCAAACGGTTGCGGATATCGCGGTTTCCGTTGGCAGGTAGTGTAAGTGCATAAGGATTCAGATATTCATTGTTCGGTCCCGACCAGTTTACAATATGTCCGTCCTGACCAACCGGATTCTGCAGGTCTTGTAAACGGATGCTTCTCGGCATGTTGATCAACATCTTCATAACACCATATTCTCCCTGAGCCGGACGATTATTGGCTTTCTGACGCATAAAGTTAACTTTTGCACTCAAGTCGATAAACTTGCTGGTAAACTGGGTATTCAAATCATAATACTGACGGTTCAGCGAATGATTCGGAGTGATACCCTGGTTTCTGGAATCAGAAAAAGAGAATCTGGCTGTCAGGTTATCAGAACCTCCCGAGGCCGTCAGCGTATTTGTGTAATTAGATCCGGTTCTGTAGAAATCGGAAATATAGTCTTTCTGCGGTGCATAGGCATAATCACTGTAATTGGAGTCTCCGTAGAATTCATTACGCCAGTTGGCTATAGTTGTTTTTCCATCCATTTTAGGTCCCCAGCTACCCTTCGCATTGGTAGAGAACACCCCGGCAGAACCCTGTCCGTATTCATTCTGATATTCGTACGGGTTATAAGCTTCGCTGAAACTCAGGTTTCCGTTGTATTCGATTACCATCGCACCGCTTTTACCTTTCTTGGTGGTAACGATAATAGCTCCGTTCTGAGCTCTTGATCCATACATAGCAGCCGCGTTGGCTCCCTTCAGAACCGAAATACTTTCGATATCTTCCGGATTGATTTCGGAAGCAGCTCCGGAATAGTCCACGCCACCCCATTGATTGGCTGTACCTGTTGTATTATCACTTACAGGAATACCGTCTATCACCCACAAAGGCTGGTTATTACCGCTCAAAGAGCTGGTACCACGTAAAACCACGCGGGTAGATCCACCCATACCGGTTGTAGATTGGTTAATCTGTACCCCGGCAACTTTACCCTGCAGCATGTTGGCCACACTTTCGGAACGGTTTTCACTCATCCCATCGGTCTTGATCTCCTGCATGGCATATCCCAACGCTTTCTTTTCGCGTCTGATACCAAGAGCCGTAACAACAATCTCGTCAAGCTCTTCTACAGAAGAAGCCAATACGAATTCAATAGATGAGCGGTTGCCTACCTCACTTTCCTGAGGTTTGTATCCAATGTACGACACTTGTAATACGGCGTTGGGATTAGCCACTTCAATTGAAAATTTACCATCAAGATCGGTTATTACACCGTTTTGCGTACCCTTAACCACCACGTTGGCACCGATGATGGTTTCGCCGTTTCGGTCTTTCACCACACCGGTCACTTTTTTGGACTGCTGGGCTACAGAAGGCACATTGTTTTTGTGGCTCAGTACGATTTGTTTGTTACTGATGGTGTAGGCTACATCCTGTCCTTCAAATAATTGATCCAGGATTTGTGTGATGTCTTTCTTTTTTACAGAAATGGAAACTTTGTCGCTTACATTTACCATCTTTTTGTTAAACAGAAATCTGAAGTCTGATTGCTCTTCGATCTGGTTCAGCACCTCTTCAATCGATACATCCGATAACTTCATGGATAGTGTGGTGGTCTGTGCATACGAGCTGGAGGCAAATCCCTGTAATACACCACATAAAAGGAATAACAAGCATAATTTCATAATCCGAAATTGTTTGGCGGCAAATCCTTGCCGAATGATTTCATTAATCAGAACTGAATTCATATTTTTGTATTGTTTAGTTGAAAAAACAGGTTAACGAAACTTAAAAGCTAAACAACCTGAAGGGAGGGTGTACGAGGCCTTCCCTTCTATCTGTTAAGCTTGCTAAAAAATAGTGCTTTGTATCATGTCATAGGCTAAAAAGTTTAAATAGTAAATAAGGTTAAAATTTTTTACTTCTATAAATAAGACAGTCCAGCCCTAAAAATCCACAATAAGAAATGATTTTTTTTATTTTTTCAACTTATAAACTTCTACTTTCCGTCTTTTAAGAGCCAATTCGTTGGCCGTTTCCTGATTATAATTCACATATCGGATGGGTGCCGATAGTTGGAGTAAGCGTAGAATCTCGCTGAGCGACTCCTGTTTGAAGGTTGCCCGGTAGGGTTGGTTGGCAATTTCCTTGTCCATCACCACTATTTCAACATTAAATGTTTGCCCCACACGTTTGAACACATATTCCAGCGGATCGTCCCTGAAAACCATCAGGCCGTCTTTCCAGGCATACCATTTGTATGGATCGGTCTTTTCAATTTTACATTGAAGGGTATTTTTGTTGAAAGAGGCCCTTTCTCCCGGAAACAAATCGAAACGCTTCTGCTGATTGATGGCCATTCCGATTCGCCCTTTTACCATGGTGACCGAAGTCATCGAATCTTTTGGATAGGCTTCCACATTAAATGCGGTACCTGTGGCTCTTACATCAACCCGGGCGGTATGTATGGTGAAAGGATTTTCGGGATCCGACTCAACCTCAAAGAATGCCTCACCCTGTAACGTAACTTTTCTGGAACCCTTAGTGAAGCGGGTAGGGTATTTAAGCGAACTTCCTGCATTAAGCCAAACCTTCGAATTGTCTGGCAGATTAACTTCCACAAAAGTACCGTAGGGGGCGAACACCTCTTGCTGCGTAATGTTTTCCGGTTCTTTTGAAACGAGCAGATAAATAAGAGACAAAAGCAACGGAAGCAACAGTATGGCAGCAGAACGTTGCCAGTAAACAACCACAGGGTGCTGAGTCCAGTGTAGTTTGTTTATCTTATTTAATACGGAATTCAATGCTTTCCGATCGTCTATCTCTTCGGGGTTGAAGGCCGGATTCAATCCTTGCCAGATGTTTCTGAGGGCTTCGAATTGCATACGGTTATCCTCGCTTTCCTTTATCCAGGAAAGAAGAGCCTCTTTTTCCTCCTCCGTACAATGTCCGGACAAGTATTTAATTACCAACGATTCTATGTAATTGTCTGTGTTCATTTATATACGCTTAATAATAAGACAGATCAGTTTATTTTTTTCCACAAGGAAATAACATTATTTAATGATAATATAATGAAAAATAAACCGGGAAGATAGAATTCTTTCAGATAGCTCCTTAAGAACTTGATCGCGGCGGCAATCCGTACCTCGATGGTTCGTTCGGAAACATTCAGACGAGCAGCTATCTCTTTATACCGCAGCCCTTCAAATTTATTTAATAGAAATGTCTCTTTTATGGCAGGCGACAGTTTATTTAATGCCCTTTCGAGGTGTTGATTCAAGTCGGAATACAGCATGTAGTTGTTGGTGTCGTATTCACTTGTAATTTCGTTCAGCTCAACATCTGCTGCCGACAAATCTTCGTGATCCGAACCTTTTCTGCGGATTTCGTTGAGGCACCCGTTGCGAACGGCTGTAAGTAAATAAGATTTCAAATAGGTGTCGATCTGGATTACATCCCTGTCATTCCATAATTTTAGAAAAATGGATTGCACCACATCTTCACAGTCCTTCTTGTCTGCCAGAAAATTTCCGCCAAACAAGACCATATCCCTGTAATAATGCGTAAAAATAGAAGAGAAGGCTGTTTGATCGCCTTTCTTCAATTTTTCCAATAGTATTTTTTCGTAAGGCAGATTCTGTTCTTTCATACGAAGTAACTTTATTATGAAATATAGCGAACCAGCTGTTCCTGTGCTTATCACTTTAGCTCGTTGCAAAGATACTTTTTTTCTTTGCAGAAGTGTTAGATAATGATATAAAAAGTGAATAAGTCTAAAATGAGAAGGCCGACTATCCCCTAGCCAGCCTACCCAGTATAGAACCTTATATTTAAAAAAGAGAGAGAGTGTGTGTAATCTCTTCCCGCGTTACAGTGAAATTCTCGTGATTTCTCACTTTGTTCAGAACGATATTCCCCACGGCTTTAGCCGCTTCTTCAGAGGGAAATGCCATTACAGTATCAATTGCCGGAATGGTGGGTTGATGAATTATTATCTTTTTATCGATAGATATATTGTATCCCCATCCATCGGAAGTGCGTACCGTCTGCAACGCAGTCCGAGACTTTTCCGGAGTTCCCATTTTTCCGGAAAAAAGATAGAATGATAGAAATGCAAACGGAAGCAGTAACAGACCCCAAAGGGCCTGTTTACCCTTAATATTCATCATCATCGTATTCATATGGGTGTAATTCCCAAATGTCATCAAAGCGGTATGTACTGCTTTTACCCGTTGTCACATAACCTCTTTCTCCGTTGGAGAAGGAGACTGTTGCCGTTCGCGCCGTTCCCTTAAATTTAGCCACATTCTCCCATAAATCGGTTGTGGGATAATATTTCCAGCTATCACTGCGCACACTTCCGCTTTCACCACAGCTTAAATAAGCAGCACCATCTATCACGAAAGCCACGCCATTGGTGCGAACGATACTATACTCATCATCGTAGTCGTCGTCCGAAGTATCTGCGATATCCCTCAGCTGG from the Macellibacteroides fermentans genome contains:
- a CDS encoding SusC/RagA family TonB-linked outer membrane protein, with amino-acid sequence MNSVLINEIIRQGFAAKQFRIMKLCLLFLLCGVLQGFASSSYAQTTTLSMKLSDVSIEEVLNQIEEQSDFRFLFNKKMVNVSDKVSISVKKKDITQILDQLFEGQDVAYTISNKQIVLSHKNNVPSVAQQSKKVTGVVKDRNGETIIGANVVVKGTQNGVITDLDGKFSIEVANPNAVLQVSYIGYKPQESEVGNRSSIEFVLASSVEELDEIVVTALGIRREKKALGYAMQEIKTDGMSENRSESVANMLQGKVAGVQINQSTTGMGGSTRVVLRGTSSLSGNNQPLWVIDGIPVSDNTTGTANQWGGVDYSGAASEINPEDIESISVLKGANAAAMYGSRAQNGAIIVTTKKGKSGAMVIEYNGNLSFSEAYNPYEYQNEYGQGSAGVFSTNAKGSWGPKMDGKTTIANWRNEFYGDSNYSDYAYAPQKDYISDFYRTGSNYTNTLTASGGSDNLTARFSFSDSRNQGITPNHSLNRQYYDLNTQFTSKFIDLSAKVNFMRQKANNRPAQGEYGVMKMLINMPRSIRLQDLQNPVGQDGHIVNWSGPNNEYLNPYALTLPANGNRDIRNRLIGKVQMSAKFTDYLKLTGRVGVDWYNDQIKNYSTYVQSSQTSDGSQYWNTQATNQEFNADLMLNFDKQFNDFSVIANVGTATTYFTWNNLSGSSGIFNIPYLVALANGRNQTVSEGYSKQRVNSVLGNATVGYKSVVYLDVTARNDWSSTLPSNNWSYFYPSVSLSGIVSEMVDLPEQISFLKVRGSWAKVGNDTNPYVLYNVYTLGKTNGNILNATTSSTYPLYNLQPEETTSAEGGVEMRMFNGRLGFDVTYYNSNTVNQILNVTMPGSSGYELKSINAGKMASKGIEVMLTGTPIQTKDWNWDITLNWGMNRTECVELDPTLKRFVLGETRVGKVVVDEGGRFGDIVSKAYKRNAEGRILIGDNGMPISESDKVIGNMTPDWTGSFSTALRYKNVSFNALVDIRSGGSFISTTDMYACTAGTSAKTLVGRGAEGMVINGVLNSTGAENTKAVKAEDYYATIGGAYGIGEEFLYDASYAKLRELSLGYTLPASWLRNLPIKSVKLSAVGRDLFYIFKNAPVNPEGSFSREDYAQAFEYSSLPPTRSYGFTLNVKF
- a CDS encoding DUF4907 domain-containing protein, with amino-acid sequence MMMNIKGKQALWGLLLLPFAFLSFYLFSGKMGTPEKSRTALQTVRTSDGWGYNISIDKKIIIHQPTIPAIDTVMAFPSEEAAKAVGNIVLNKVRNHENFTVTREEITHTLSLF
- a CDS encoding FecR family protein; the protein is MNTDNYIESLVIKYLSGHCTEEEKEALLSWIKESEDNRMQFEALRNIWQGLNPAFNPEEIDDRKALNSVLNKINKLHWTQHPVVVYWQRSAAILLLPLLLSLIYLLVSKEPENITQQEVFAPYGTFVEVNLPDNSKVWLNAGSSLKYPTRFTKGSRKVTLQGEAFFEVESDPENPFTIHTARVDVRATGTAFNVEAYPKDSMTSVTMVKGRIGMAINQQKRFDLFPGERASFNKNTLQCKIEKTDPYKWYAWKDGLMVFRDDPLEYVFKRVGQTFNVEIVVMDKEIANQPYRATFKQESLSEILRLLQLSAPIRYVNYNQETANELALKRRKVEVYKLKK
- a CDS encoding RNA polymerase sigma-70 factor, whose amino-acid sequence is MKEQNLPYEKILLEKLKKGDQTAFSSIFTHYYRDMVLFGGNFLADKKDCEDVVQSIFLKLWNDRDVIQIDTYLKSYLLTAVRNGCLNEIRRKGSDHEDLSAADVELNEITSEYDTNNYMLYSDLNQHLERALNKLSPAIKETFLLNKFEGLRYKEIAARLNVSERTIEVRIAAAIKFLRSYLKEFYLPGLFFIILSLNNVISLWKKIN